From the Dehalococcoidia bacterium genome, the window CGCTTGGCGATATAGAGGATGTCATGTAATACTTATAAAACTGTAACATATACATTTAATTAATAGGATTTTAACACAAGTAGCTTACTATCTTGTAAGCCGAAGATTTTGGGGAAAGTGAACTGTTACAAAGGAGGTGACGAGTCAAAAGGATTTACGGAAAGATAAGGATCTTAAGGAAATAATTGTTTCGAAGGAGGTGAAGAGTGAAAAAGATATTTGGTATCCTGTTTGCCCTGGTGCTGGTGGTGAGCCTGGGGCTGGCGATAGGAACTTCGGTGGCAGCAGACCCAGGAACGACGTATTACGTATCTACTACGGGAAGCGATGAGACGGGTGATGGTAGCTATTCGGATCCCTGGAGAACCATCCAGCACGCCGTCTGGCAGGTCGCCTCCGGGGACACCATCGTGGCGGCGGCGGGGGCATACGATACCTTCACGGTGGCGGATAAGGCAAATATAAACATAATCAGCACTGAGGGAGCAACCGTTACTACAGCTACTATAGCATGCAATTATTCGCTTGGGCTTGAACTACCAGTATGCGTATGGGTCATGGCTATGGTGGAGAATTCAACAAACATCAATATTGAGGGTATTGACTTTGATGGAACCCTTATCATCGACAAAGAAGCGGTTATCGGCATCTTCTACCTTGGCAGCACAGGGAGAATTGCTGACCTAACGGTGGAGAACATTTTTGGCGACGACTTGGGGATCGGAGTGGCTATAATAGATCAAGAAGGCACTTCTACTGTAGAGATAACAGGGTCCACTATCTCTGACAACGGAATAGGCATACTTGTTTTCTCGGATTCTACCCAGGAAGCTCACCTCAACAACATCGCCGGCAACAGTGAGGGTGTGGTGAACGCTGGAATCGTGACGGTAGATGCCACCAGAAACTGGTGGGGCGATGCCAGCGGACCATTCAATCCACACTCCAACCTCGGGACGGGTGACTATGTTAGCGATAATGTGGATTTCGAACCCTGGCTGGGATCTGAGTCAGTAACACAGACGGTAGAAAATGCTACCCTCAATGCCATAGAGATAGCTGACACCGAGGTTGAGGTAGACGGCACAGCTACGGTAACCGTGGCTCAGTATGAAGAGAATCCCGGCGGGTCCGCTCCAACCGGCTTCAGCTCACTGGATAAATACATCGATGTCTACGTTCCCGATACTACGGAAGTCACCGAGCTTGAGATAAGGCTTTACTATACCGATGCTGAATTAGCTGCGGCAGGCGTCGACGACGAATCGCTGCTGCAGCTCCTGTGGTGGGACGGCGCCGAGTGGGACGAGTGCTCAGACAGCGGGGTCAATACCACCAGCACCAATGGCTACAGCGGTTATATGTGGGCAAAAATAAGAAATAATACCACGCCATCCCTGGCCCAATTGCAAGGAACGGAATTTGGTGGTTATGCAGGTCCGTCGGAAACTCCGGGGGGAGGTTGTTTTATCGCCACCGCAGCCTATGGTACTGATACGGCAAGTGAATTAGATATCCTCAGAGAGTACAGGGACAAGGTCCTGCTGCCTAACAGCCTGGGCGCCGAGTTTGTATCTCTCTATTATAAAACCAGTCCTCCCATCGCCGACTTCATCTCCGAACACGAGGTTCTCAGAACAGCGGTGAGGGTGGGCTTTGTTGACCCGATTGTGAAAATATTAACCTGGAGCCACAATTTATGGTCAGCGTGAGGCCCATGAGCGCAACAGCACTCTCGGGCACTAATTGAGCGTTGGGGGGTGAAGACAATCGGTGTGAGAGCCGAGGTCAGCCTCGGCTCTCACTTTATGCGCTCAACGACTAAAAATACCATAGTCTTTCGTCATTGCGAGCACCCGAAAGGTGCGTGGCAATCTCCGGAGATTGCGGAGCCTGTTCCGAAGCGCAAGCGAAGAATCTCGGCTCCTCGAAACGACAGAGGGGAAAAGATTGCTCTGACACTGTCGTGCCCCGCAATGACGGGTGGGGTGGAGAAAAATGGAGTTGACCTCGTGATCTGCCGATGGTTTCGCAAAATCACACTATCCCTACAGGATCAACGTCTATAGTCCAGCCCCATGGCAAGGTGACCTGGGATAACATTCGGGTCAAATCAGAGCCGCGGAGGAATAGTTGCCAGCGATACCTGCCCCTAG encodes:
- a CDS encoding CFI-box-CTERM domain-containing protein, yielding MKKIFGILFALVLVVSLGLAIGTSVAADPGTTYYVSTTGSDETGDGSYSDPWRTIQHAVWQVASGDTIVAAAGAYDTFTVADKANINIISTEGATVTTATIACNYSLGLELPVCVWVMAMVENSTNINIEGIDFDGTLIIDKEAVIGIFYLGSTGRIADLTVENIFGDDLGIGVAIIDQEGTSTVEITGSTISDNGIGILVFSDSTQEAHLNNIAGNSEGVVNAGIVTVDATRNWWGDASGPFNPHSNLGTGDYVSDNVDFEPWLGSESVTQTVENATLNAIEIADTEVEVDGTATVTVAQYEENPGGSAPTGFSSLDKYIDVYVPDTTEVTELEIRLYYTDAELAAAGVDDESLLQLLWWDGAEWDECSDSGVNTTSTNGYSGYMWAKIRNNTTPSLAQLQGTEFGGYAGPSETPGGGCFIATAAYGTDTASELDILREYRDKVLLPNSLGAEFVSLYYKTSPPIADFISEHEVLRTAVRVGFVDPIVKILTWSHNLWSA